From Granulicella sp. WH15, the proteins below share one genomic window:
- the secA gene encoding preprotein translocase subunit SecA, which translates to MLNSVLAKVFGTSNDRAIKRLTPLVEQVNALESSLQGLTDAQLRDKTVEFRARIAKAIEGLDPKTDADAIYKAEQAALDDLLPEAFAVVREAGRRVVGMRHFDVQLIGGSILHQGKIAEMKTGEGKTLVATLPTYLNALAGKGVHVVTVNDYLAKRDAEWMGKIYGFLGLTVGVIVHDLSDTQRREAYASDITYGTNNEFGFDYLRDNMKFELSDMVQRGQYFCVVDEVDSILIDEARTPLIISGPTDQTTDKYARVDVIIPKLEAGELTETIDTKVYTGDFVIDEKARAITVTDDGWEKIEKLLGIGNIADPENWDLKHHVETAIKAHNLYKRDVEYVVKDGEVIIVDEFTGRLMPGRRWSDGLHQAVEAKEKVSIRKEDQTLATITFQNYFRLYKKLSGMTGTAETEAAEFESIYKLEIVVTPTNRKMLRIENPDVVYRTTQEKYFAVADEISRLHEQKQPVLVGTTSIEKSELLSEILKRKGVRHVVLNAKFHEKEAEIVAQAGRLGMVTIATNMAGRGTDILLGGNSDFMARQDLVRKQQARAVSTAEGAIQPVAGPGMVRFYYQSQEFETTQEKWDAAIAAHAASAKQEHEAVISAGGLHIIGTERHESRRVDNQLRGRAGRQGDPGASRFYLSLEDDLMRIFAREWVSGLLQRLGMEEGVPIESGMISKRIEAAQKAVETQNFESRKHVLEYDDVMNKQREAVYGLRRQLMEGVDQKQLITEDYTSTILSNILDEYAPEKANPDEWKTDAIFEQLFDIFGAKFAEEIDINSLNRHELGETIFEKLQARYDIKEKILGETQMRYHERIVMLSVLDGLWKDHLLAMDHLKEGIGLRGYAQQDPLVAYKKESFEMFEGMMLRFQEDTARHLFRMQIIGPDGNPIESAEQLAAAQQAQQQLPSAPTPQLEAPQRPAVPIQAPSTTIDRLEREFQKRKERELEQARQAGAASTNEASTPRRSGEKVGRNDDCPCGSGKKYKRCHGIEATN; encoded by the coding sequence GTGCTCAACTCTGTACTCGCAAAAGTCTTCGGCACCTCGAACGATCGCGCCATCAAGCGCCTCACCCCGCTCGTCGAGCAGGTCAACGCTCTCGAGTCCTCCCTCCAGGGCCTCACCGATGCCCAGCTCCGCGACAAGACCGTCGAGTTCCGCGCCCGCATCGCCAAGGCCATCGAAGGCCTCGACCCCAAAACCGACGCCGACGCCATCTATAAGGCCGAGCAAGCCGCCCTCGACGACCTCCTGCCCGAGGCCTTCGCCGTCGTCCGCGAGGCGGGCCGCCGCGTCGTCGGGATGCGTCACTTCGACGTCCAGCTCATCGGCGGATCGATCCTCCACCAGGGCAAGATCGCCGAGATGAAGACCGGCGAAGGTAAAACCCTCGTCGCCACCCTGCCCACGTACCTCAACGCCTTGGCGGGCAAGGGCGTCCACGTAGTCACGGTCAACGACTACCTCGCCAAACGCGACGCCGAGTGGATGGGCAAGATCTACGGCTTCCTCGGCCTCACCGTCGGCGTCATCGTCCACGACCTCTCCGACACCCAGCGCCGCGAAGCCTACGCCTCCGACATCACCTACGGCACCAACAACGAGTTCGGCTTCGACTACCTGCGCGACAACATGAAGTTCGAGCTGTCCGACATGGTCCAGCGCGGCCAGTACTTCTGCGTGGTCGACGAGGTCGACTCCATCCTCATCGACGAGGCCCGCACCCCCCTCATCATCAGCGGTCCCACCGACCAGACCACTGACAAGTACGCCCGCGTCGACGTCATCATCCCCAAGCTCGAGGCCGGTGAGCTGACCGAGACCATCGACACCAAGGTCTACACCGGCGACTTCGTCATCGACGAGAAGGCCCGCGCCATCACCGTCACCGACGACGGCTGGGAGAAGATCGAAAAGCTCCTCGGCATCGGCAACATCGCCGACCCCGAAAACTGGGACCTCAAGCACCACGTCGAAACGGCCATCAAGGCCCACAACCTCTACAAGCGCGACGTCGAGTACGTGGTCAAGGACGGCGAGGTCATCATCGTCGACGAGTTCACAGGCCGCCTGATGCCGGGCCGCCGCTGGTCCGACGGCCTCCATCAGGCAGTTGAAGCCAAGGAAAAGGTCAGCATCCGCAAGGAAGACCAGACCCTCGCCACCATCACCTTCCAGAACTACTTCCGCCTCTACAAGAAGTTGAGCGGAATGACCGGAACCGCGGAGACCGAGGCCGCCGAGTTCGAGAGCATCTACAAGCTCGAGATCGTCGTCACCCCCACCAACCGCAAGATGCTCCGCATCGAGAACCCCGACGTCGTCTACCGCACGACACAGGAAAAATACTTCGCCGTGGCCGACGAGATCTCCCGCCTCCACGAGCAGAAGCAGCCCGTCCTCGTCGGCACCACCAGCATCGAAAAGTCCGAGCTTCTCTCCGAGATCCTCAAGCGCAAGGGTGTCCGCCACGTCGTCCTCAACGCCAAGTTCCACGAGAAGGAGGCCGAGATCGTCGCCCAGGCCGGACGCCTCGGCATGGTCACCATCGCCACCAACATGGCTGGCCGCGGAACCGACATCCTCCTCGGCGGCAACTCCGACTTCATGGCCCGCCAGGACCTCGTGCGCAAGCAGCAGGCCCGCGCCGTCTCCACCGCCGAGGGAGCCATCCAGCCCGTAGCCGGTCCCGGCATGGTCCGCTTCTACTACCAGTCGCAGGAGTTCGAGACCACCCAGGAGAAGTGGGACGCAGCCATCGCCGCCCACGCCGCCTCGGCCAAGCAGGAGCACGAAGCCGTCATCTCCGCCGGTGGCCTCCACATCATCGGCACCGAGCGCCACGAGTCCCGCCGCGTCGACAACCAGCTTCGCGGCCGCGCCGGACGCCAGGGCGACCCCGGAGCCTCGCGCTTCTACCTCTCGCTCGAAGACGACCTCATGCGCATCTTCGCCCGCGAGTGGGTCTCAGGTCTGCTCCAGCGCCTCGGCATGGAAGAGGGCGTGCCCATCGAGTCCGGCATGATCTCCAAGCGCATCGAGGCCGCCCAGAAGGCCGTCGAGACGCAGAACTTCGAGTCCCGCAAGCACGTCCTCGAGTACGACGACGTCATGAACAAGCAGCGCGAGGCCGTCTATGGCCTTCGCCGCCAGTTGATGGAAGGTGTAGACCAGAAGCAGCTCATCACCGAGGACTACACCTCCACCATCCTCTCGAACATCCTCGACGAGTACGCCCCCGAGAAGGCCAACCCCGACGAGTGGAAGACCGACGCCATCTTCGAGCAGCTCTTCGACATCTTCGGAGCTAAATTTGCCGAAGAGATCGACATCAACTCCCTCAATCGCCACGAGCTGGGCGAGACCATCTTCGAGAAGCTCCAGGCCCGTTACGACATCAAGGAGAAGATCCTTGGCGAGACCCAGATGCGCTACCACGAGCGCATCGTCATGCTCTCGGTCCTCGACGGCTTGTGGAAGGATCACCTCCTCGCGATGGACCATCTGAAGGAGGGTATCGGCCTGCGCGGCTATGCCCAGCAGGACCCTCTCGTCGCCTACAAGAAGGAGTCCTTCGAGATGTTCGAGGGCATGATGCTGCGCTTCCAGGAAGACACGGCCCGCCATCTCTTCCGTATGCAGATCATCGGCCCCGACGGCAACCCGATCGAGTCGGCGGAGCAGCTCGCCGCCGCCCAGCAAGCCCAACAGCAGCTTCCCTCTGCTCCCACCCCGCAGCTAGAAGCCCCGCAGCGCCCAGCCGTCCCGATCCAGGCCCCATCGACCACCATCGACCGGCTGGAGCGCGAGTTCCAGAAGCGGAAAGAACGCGAGCTGGAGCAGGCCCGCCAGGCGGGAGCCGCCTCGACCAACGAAGCCTCCACACCCCGTCGCAGCGGCGAAAAGGTAGGCCGCAACGACGATTGCCCCTGCGGCTCCGGCAAGAAGTACAAACGCTGCCACGGCATCGAAGCCACCAACTAA
- a CDS encoding class I SAM-dependent methyltransferase, with translation MPDSTPAASHSAQLWNTTAYAANGRFVATLATAVTDLLNPQPGEQILDLGCGDGALTAQLAASGAILRGVDVSPAMVSAARARSLQVDQASISDLPYYQQFDAVFSNAALHWIPLAAQPSALASIHRALRPGGRFVAEMGGQGNIAAIRTALSAVLAPHGLDSEALAASFFPSPAHYRSLLETTGFTVHSINLIPRPTPLPGGSDGMSLWLETFRNGVLDRVPDAHRAEALSQTIALLKPVLQDPLTGDWTADYVRLRFHAIRS, from the coding sequence ATGCCTGACTCGACGCCCGCCGCCTCCCACTCCGCGCAGCTTTGGAACACCACAGCCTACGCCGCCAACGGCCGCTTCGTCGCCACCCTGGCCACCGCCGTCACCGACCTCCTCAACCCCCAACCCGGCGAGCAGATCCTCGACCTCGGCTGCGGCGACGGAGCCCTAACCGCCCAGCTCGCCGCCTCCGGAGCCATCCTTCGCGGCGTCGACGTCTCCCCCGCTATGGTCTCCGCCGCCCGAGCCCGCAGCCTCCAGGTCGACCAAGCCAGCATCTCCGACCTCCCCTACTACCAGCAGTTCGACGCCGTCTTCTCGAACGCCGCCCTCCACTGGATACCCCTCGCCGCGCAGCCCTCCGCCCTGGCCTCCATCCACCGCGCCCTCCGCCCCGGCGGCCGCTTCGTTGCCGAGATGGGAGGCCAGGGCAACATCGCCGCCATCCGCACCGCCCTCTCGGCCGTCCTCGCTCCCCACGGCCTCGACTCCGAGGCCCTCGCCGCCAGCTTCTTCCCCTCCCCCGCCCACTACCGCTCCCTGCTCGAGACCACCGGCTTCACCGTCCACTCCATCAACCTCATCCCCCGCCCCACCCCGCTCCCCGGCGGCTCCGACGGCATGTCCCTCTGGCTCGAAACCTTCCGCAACGGCGTCCTCGACCGCGTCCCCGACGCCCACCGCGCCGAAGCCCTCTCTCAGACCATCGCCCTCCTGAAGCCAGTCCTACAAGACCCACTCACCGGCGACTGGACCGCCGACTACGTCCGCCTCCGCTTCCACGCCATCAGAAGCTAA
- a CDS encoding MarC family protein: MLLWNSFLIAFSALLPLINPLGSALVFLGLVGEAPPAVYRSLARKIAINNIIFLAVFELLGSAILNFFGISLPIVQVSGGIVIAAIGWSVLNEKSAAASMNSKQDEIQIGADRSMRDLEQKAFYPFTFPVTSGPGTLVVMLTLSARFSSGVFAQSLLGHAGLFCAVLVLSALVYFCYSYARKITTAISPSTAHGILRVVAFILLCIGVQIAWNGFSVLLASVLKR; encoded by the coding sequence TTGCTACTTTGGAATTCGTTTCTGATCGCCTTTAGTGCTCTGTTGCCGTTGATTAATCCTCTGGGTTCAGCCCTGGTCTTTCTGGGGCTTGTCGGGGAGGCTCCTCCAGCGGTGTATCGCTCGCTGGCGCGGAAGATTGCCATCAACAACATCATCTTCCTGGCAGTATTCGAGCTGCTCGGCTCGGCCATCCTGAACTTCTTTGGGATATCGCTGCCGATTGTGCAGGTTTCAGGCGGCATCGTCATTGCTGCGATCGGCTGGTCGGTGCTGAACGAAAAAAGTGCCGCGGCCAGTATGAACAGTAAGCAGGACGAGATTCAGATCGGCGCGGATCGAAGCATGAGGGATCTGGAGCAGAAGGCCTTCTACCCATTTACGTTTCCTGTGACCTCGGGGCCGGGGACGCTGGTGGTGATGCTGACCCTGAGTGCGCGTTTTTCGAGTGGGGTGTTTGCGCAGAGTCTGCTGGGACATGCGGGGCTGTTCTGCGCTGTCCTTGTTCTTAGCGCGCTGGTGTATTTCTGCTATAGCTATGCACGAAAGATAACGACCGCGATCTCGCCTTCAACGGCGCACGGGATTCTACGAGTGGTCGCCTTTATCCTGCTCTGCATCGGGGTTCAGATTGCCTGGAATGGTTTTTCGGTACTGCTGGCTTCGGTGCTCAAGCGTTGA
- a CDS encoding TetR/AcrR family transcriptional regulator yields the protein MAVRVSATPAEGTALRDRIIDAASKVFIEEGYESFSMRRVAQEVGCSQMAMYRHFANKEALTQHLCSELYSRFATKMNREIEAASDPREQLHRFIAALIRFATSYPDHYSLIFLERHTNPEENSEREQLGKEFIQKIHGIVRSLLDADTPDSVVQTKLRQLLTCLHGTAALLIAHPKAYGLTRQKALDDVEATFRGLLGY from the coding sequence ATGGCTGTTCGAGTTTCAGCAACACCTGCAGAAGGCACCGCCCTCCGCGATCGAATCATCGACGCGGCGAGCAAGGTGTTTATTGAAGAGGGCTACGAAAGCTTCTCGATGCGTCGCGTCGCGCAGGAGGTCGGATGTTCGCAGATGGCCATGTACCGTCATTTTGCGAACAAGGAGGCGCTGACCCAGCATCTCTGCAGCGAGCTCTACTCCCGCTTCGCCACAAAGATGAACCGCGAGATAGAGGCGGCCTCCGATCCACGGGAGCAGTTACACCGGTTTATCGCTGCGCTCATTCGCTTCGCCACCTCCTACCCCGACCACTACTCGCTGATCTTCCTCGAGCGCCACACCAACCCCGAGGAAAACTCCGAGCGCGAGCAACTGGGCAAGGAGTTCATCCAGAAGATACACGGCATCGTCCGCAGCCTCCTCGATGCGGACACACCGGACTCCGTGGTGCAGACCAAGCTACGCCAGTTGCTGACCTGCCTGCATGGAACAGCAGCCCTGTTGATCGCCCATCCCAAGGCCTACGGCTTGACCAGACAGAAGGCTCTTGATGACGTGGAAGCTACCTTTCGCGGTCTGCTCGGCTATTGA
- a CDS encoding TolC family protein has protein sequence MIVTARDASRCIGSFRSNRPIPTLDRKRVYTLPELVDIAEMANPEGRIAWEAAKRSLELAGVDRALYLPLITLAGQGSDVRAIVPFPKPIAPRGYVTVEQPIVAAQLQLEYSLLDFGRGAKVDGSKALEIASTLRLSRVHQKIAYSTSAGFYQTQQASGHLEAAQMILQTAETLLQNAQSQFDNGRATLPDVQNAQAGVAEARFDLAAAVGEVKKTKLALTESIGVEPTTEIEIQPQQNDSPDPMDRNVEELIQTAWKSRPDLLARAQEVRRAKDAYRAAHAAYLPVVGFDATGGQTSTWPTADWGELGPASVTTWSAEVKLRWELFNGARRHEVAAALAEQRSAVEEQRAAQDSVTREVWAAYVDYQTALEQQRSSQSFLQAAQTSYDSSLDAYKYGVRSLVDVVQSERELAQARLAVVRSQAQFMQSAVALGYATGDLLKNTTSPTGVHP, from the coding sequence ATGATCGTGACGGCCAGAGATGCGAGCCGGTGTATCGGCTCCTTTCGGTCGAACCGGCCCATCCCGACTCTGGATCGAAAGCGTGTCTATACGCTGCCTGAGTTAGTTGATATTGCCGAGATGGCAAATCCCGAAGGACGCATCGCGTGGGAGGCAGCGAAGAGGTCGCTGGAGCTGGCTGGAGTGGATCGTGCGCTCTATCTTCCGCTGATTACGCTGGCGGGACAGGGAAGCGATGTTCGCGCTATTGTTCCTTTTCCTAAACCGATTGCGCCACGAGGCTATGTGACTGTGGAGCAGCCGATTGTCGCGGCTCAGTTGCAGTTGGAGTATAGTCTGCTGGACTTTGGCCGTGGAGCGAAGGTGGACGGCAGCAAGGCGCTTGAGATTGCCTCGACGCTGCGCCTTAGCCGTGTCCATCAGAAGATTGCTTACAGTACCTCGGCGGGGTTCTACCAGACACAGCAGGCGTCGGGCCATCTTGAGGCTGCTCAGATGATTTTGCAGACTGCCGAGACGCTGCTGCAGAACGCGCAGTCCCAGTTCGATAACGGCCGGGCGACTTTGCCCGATGTGCAGAATGCGCAGGCCGGTGTGGCTGAGGCCAGGTTCGATCTGGCCGCGGCTGTGGGTGAGGTGAAAAAGACGAAGCTGGCTCTCACCGAATCTATTGGCGTTGAGCCGACGACTGAGATTGAGATTCAGCCACAGCAGAACGATTCGCCAGACCCGATGGATCGCAACGTTGAAGAGCTTATACAGACGGCGTGGAAGTCGCGGCCTGATCTGCTCGCCAGGGCGCAGGAGGTGCGCCGCGCAAAGGATGCGTATCGCGCGGCGCATGCGGCGTACCTTCCGGTTGTGGGTTTTGATGCTACGGGTGGACAGACCTCGACCTGGCCCACGGCAGACTGGGGTGAGCTTGGTCCTGCCAGCGTCACGACGTGGTCGGCTGAGGTGAAGCTGCGTTGGGAGCTGTTCAATGGCGCGCGCCGCCATGAGGTTGCTGCGGCGCTTGCTGAGCAGAGGTCGGCCGTAGAAGAGCAGCGCGCTGCGCAGGACTCGGTGACGCGCGAGGTGTGGGCTGCGTATGTCGATTACCAGACCGCTCTTGAGCAGCAGAGGTCTTCGCAGAGCTTCCTCCAAGCGGCGCAGACCTCTTACGACTCCTCGCTCGACGCATATAAGTATGGTGTTCGTTCGCTTGTCGATGTCGTGCAGTCGGAGCGCGAACTGGCGCAGGCTCGACTGGCTGTTGTTCGGTCTCAGGCGCAGTTTATGCAGAGTGCCGTGGCGCTCGGTTATGCGACAGGTGACTTGCTCAAGAACACTACATCTCCTACAGGAGTTCATCCGTGA
- a CDS encoding YtcA family lipoprotein, with protein sequence MRTLLRLFAILPLALFVAGCNRNPNVEIVGSYFPGWMISLVCGVGLSFAAHSLLRRQGLSYMIGHPAIIYPGMVVLFTCLLWLCFFA encoded by the coding sequence GTGAGAACGCTGCTGCGCCTCTTTGCCATACTGCCGCTCGCCTTGTTTGTCGCGGGTTGTAATCGCAATCCCAACGTGGAGATTGTCGGCTCTTATTTTCCTGGCTGGATGATCTCGCTTGTCTGCGGGGTAGGACTCAGCTTCGCGGCTCACTCTCTGTTGCGCAGGCAGGGACTCAGCTACATGATCGGCCATCCTGCCATCATCTATCCCGGCATGGTGGTGCTGTTTACCTGCCTGCTCTGGCTTTGCTTCTTCGCCTGA
- a CDS encoding efflux RND transporter periplasmic adaptor subunit, which produces MFNDKRILGRLIGISVVVLALVLLTLSIFQVDSHPRTDDATVRANSIAFASEVEGRLVSLPVKDNQVVHKGDVLFEIDPRPFEYALAQTKADQATLEGQINDERRRIAAQQSAVGAASAGVAGSQSSISAAQGSYLAAKAAVERAQAAESSANARLAFEQNDYKRIEPLLAKHYVTTQQVDQAQTAVRVAEDAYREASSQVLQSQAQESMALAAKQAASANFQASQSKLGEAQHTVDTLETLMAERPSRAARVQQAELNLEWCRVRAPFDGYVTNMNISQGAYAHVGTAMFTLIDTSTWWVLANYRESKLKRIQPGMHAQVYLMEHPGRRFNGVVDSVGRGVFPEDGGVAGGFPDIERTLNWVHLSARFPVRIRVVDPDPTFFRVGATAITVVR; this is translated from the coding sequence ATGTTCAACGATAAGCGCATACTCGGTCGTCTCATTGGAATCAGCGTCGTCGTGCTTGCACTTGTGCTGCTGACGCTGTCGATCTTTCAGGTCGATAGCCATCCGCGCACGGACGATGCCACGGTTAGGGCTAACTCGATTGCCTTCGCTTCTGAGGTTGAGGGGAGGCTGGTAAGTCTTCCCGTGAAGGATAACCAGGTCGTTCATAAGGGCGATGTGCTCTTTGAGATCGATCCGCGGCCCTTTGAATATGCGCTGGCGCAGACTAAGGCCGATCAGGCTACGCTCGAAGGTCAGATCAATGATGAGCGCCGCCGCATTGCAGCGCAGCAGAGTGCGGTAGGTGCGGCCAGTGCTGGGGTAGCGGGCTCGCAGAGCAGCATCAGCGCGGCGCAGGGAAGCTATCTTGCCGCCAAGGCTGCTGTAGAACGTGCGCAGGCCGCTGAGTCTTCGGCTAATGCGCGGCTTGCTTTTGAGCAGAACGATTACAAGCGCATCGAGCCTCTGCTTGCGAAGCACTATGTGACGACGCAACAGGTGGATCAGGCGCAGACGGCTGTGCGCGTTGCTGAAGATGCCTATCGTGAGGCTAGCTCACAGGTGCTTCAGTCGCAGGCGCAGGAGTCGATGGCGCTGGCGGCGAAGCAGGCTGCAAGCGCGAACTTTCAGGCTTCGCAATCGAAGCTGGGAGAGGCGCAGCATACAGTCGATACGCTTGAGACGCTGATGGCGGAGCGTCCCAGCCGTGCTGCCAGGGTGCAGCAGGCGGAGTTGAATCTGGAGTGGTGCAGGGTGCGCGCGCCCTTTGATGGCTATGTCACTAACATGAACATCTCGCAGGGTGCCTACGCGCATGTGGGCACGGCGATGTTTACGCTGATCGATACCAGCACGTGGTGGGTGCTGGCGAACTATCGCGAGTCGAAACTCAAGCGGATACAGCCGGGGATGCATGCTCAGGTTTACTTGATGGAGCATCCTGGACGGCGCTTCAACGGAGTCGTCGACAGTGTTGGACGCGGCGTCTTTCCTGAGGATGGTGGCGTTGCGGGAGGATTTCCCGATATTGAGCGTACTCTCAACTGGGTTCATCTCTCGGCGCGCTTTCCTGTTCGCATCCGCGTAGTCGATCCCGATCCTACTTTCTTCCGCGTCGGCGCCACTGCAATTACGGTAGTTCGTTAA
- a CDS encoding FUSC family protein — MPKTNVTLKIARTLQAELAPFPGRLSGSARDALGVTIALVLAMTLRVPGISLALALLFLLQRERPGVSLRSGLNIFGGAVLACAASLVWVQVMDGTEVARFFGLLLGVLVAGFCMAATTYPLLFTIFGFYGFVDLSSWDAHRGASAIVTSSLYNLASLGIVLLSAIAVEYLFGTSHPAGELQLELKRRLTVLSRFFHLLAMEEEMEEIDRDPALQSIQLRPLQNAILQYAHAGDRHLNKLYNRLRDGSFDIAEIPVGIHYRIGLLTRVLEKSALISLTSQRTVRDRMYFAVVAAQCDRLLNEESFIGEPLSHDAPAYLRELYSELLQYSVFDKTTSEEPAIEVYESGMSSSPFAGFFLPNAFQTADAAFYALKLTLAAMVCYVFYNAIAWPGILTCVVTVLFTGLSSTGAMKQKQIYRFSGAALGGALGITTVSFLFPNMDSITSLVLVVGTISLLSGWVLRSPRMGYVGVQIGFAFFLTTLPGFSAATLIAPARDRVIGIGIGILVMWFIFDQLWPVRTSTALGEVLSRIESAAQKLHLAAAQQDAKKTARALSTLRASVSLELANMQQLEAAVHFDFGPGHAREFAASRRTIRKIEAAAADFYATALHLTNVARE, encoded by the coding sequence ATGCCGAAGACCAACGTTACTCTCAAGATCGCGCGTACTTTGCAGGCGGAGCTTGCTCCCTTTCCGGGACGGCTCTCCGGAAGCGCGCGCGATGCTCTGGGTGTCACGATTGCGCTAGTGCTGGCTATGACGCTTCGTGTTCCGGGCATCTCGCTGGCGCTGGCTTTGCTCTTTTTGTTACAGCGTGAGAGGCCGGGCGTGAGTCTGCGGAGCGGCCTCAATATCTTTGGCGGAGCAGTACTGGCGTGTGCTGCTTCTCTTGTGTGGGTGCAGGTGATGGATGGCACCGAGGTTGCCCGTTTTTTTGGATTGCTGCTGGGTGTTCTTGTGGCAGGCTTCTGCATGGCTGCGACTACGTATCCCTTGCTCTTTACCATCTTCGGCTTCTATGGCTTCGTAGATCTCTCTTCGTGGGACGCGCACCGTGGCGCCAGCGCGATTGTGACGTCGAGCCTGTATAACCTGGCCTCACTCGGGATTGTGCTGCTCAGCGCCATCGCTGTCGAATATTTGTTTGGAACGAGTCATCCGGCAGGTGAGTTGCAGCTCGAGTTGAAGAGGCGGCTCACTGTGCTTTCACGCTTCTTCCATCTTCTGGCGATGGAAGAAGAGATGGAGGAGATTGATCGCGATCCTGCTCTTCAGTCAATCCAACTGCGCCCGCTGCAGAACGCTATTCTGCAATATGCTCATGCGGGGGATCGCCATCTGAATAAGCTCTATAACCGGCTTCGTGATGGCAGCTTCGATATTGCGGAGATCCCGGTGGGTATTCACTATCGCATTGGGCTGCTTACTCGCGTGCTGGAAAAGAGTGCGCTCATCAGCTTGACGAGCCAGCGCACGGTAAGAGATCGAATGTACTTCGCCGTGGTGGCAGCGCAGTGTGATCGTCTGCTGAACGAGGAGAGTTTTATCGGTGAACCGCTTTCGCACGATGCTCCTGCGTATCTGCGGGAGCTGTATTCGGAGCTGTTGCAATACTCTGTATTCGACAAGACAACTTCGGAAGAGCCGGCTATTGAAGTGTATGAATCGGGTATGTCGTCTTCGCCCTTTGCGGGGTTCTTTCTTCCGAACGCCTTTCAGACTGCGGACGCCGCGTTCTATGCACTTAAGCTGACCCTGGCAGCTATGGTTTGCTACGTGTTTTATAACGCTATCGCATGGCCTGGGATTCTTACCTGCGTCGTTACGGTTCTCTTTACCGGACTTAGCTCTACCGGTGCGATGAAGCAGAAGCAGATCTATCGCTTCTCGGGTGCGGCGCTTGGTGGTGCGCTTGGCATCACTACTGTCTCTTTTCTCTTTCCGAATATGGACTCGATCACCTCGCTGGTGCTGGTGGTTGGGACTATCTCGCTGCTCTCGGGATGGGTGCTTCGCAGCCCAAGGATGGGCTATGTCGGAGTGCAGATCGGCTTTGCCTTTTTTCTTACGACGCTGCCTGGATTCAGTGCTGCTACTCTGATTGCTCCGGCGCGGGATCGTGTCATCGGTATCGGGATCGGCATCCTGGTGATGTGGTTTATCTTCGATCAACTGTGGCCGGTGCGGACCAGTACGGCGCTTGGTGAGGTGCTGAGCCGCATTGAGTCGGCAGCTCAGAAGCTCCACTTGGCTGCGGCTCAACAGGATGCTAAGAAGACAGCACGGGCGCTATCGACGCTACGCGCCTCGGTCTCTCTGGAGCTTGCTAATATGCAGCAGTTGGAGGCTGCGGTACACTTCGATTTTGGGCCGGGGCATGCGCGGGAGTTCGCAGCCAGCCGAAGGACCATTCGGAAGATTGAAGCAGCGGCGGCAGATTTTTATGCCACTGCGCTTCACCTGACCAACGTGGCGAGGGAGTAG
- a CDS encoding S4 domain-containing protein, translating into MGMLGLLHVDRVLDSVWRWGLTYRRQREPTVLTYYGLQEKDLPGLLRDAWSLDPAHPLEGFVSLLERRLDNVAFRMGFAGSFAEARALIGRGQILVNRHPPQSGSLMLWPGDVIHFTSKPYDASGVSRHLQQRPLPSYLQYLNSCMADRGVMLSLPNLGHSPFPLSQSNSRCSRTSARRFQEESMADSRILLAHTPQGAIFACQCGAIHITAGELAFSVTLEEFVVMLELHHQAISTLEAKIVAVRELCQRRETFTNTNQTVH; encoded by the coding sequence ATGGGTATGCTCGGCTTGCTCCATGTAGATCGTGTGCTCGATAGTGTCTGGCGATGGGGCTTAACGTATCGACGACAGCGTGAACCCACAGTGCTTACTTACTATGGGTTGCAGGAGAAGGATCTTCCCGGGCTGCTGCGGGATGCCTGGTCGCTTGATCCTGCGCATCCGCTTGAAGGCTTTGTAAGTCTGCTCGAGCGACGGCTCGATAACGTTGCGTTTCGCATGGGCTTTGCCGGAAGCTTTGCTGAGGCAAGAGCATTGATCGGACGAGGGCAGATTCTTGTCAACCGCCATCCGCCGCAGAGTGGCAGCTTGATGCTCTGGCCGGGCGATGTGATTCACTTCACCTCCAAGCCTTATGACGCAAGTGGGGTATCGAGGCATCTTCAGCAGAGACCGCTGCCCTCGTATCTTCAGTACCTGAACTCATGTATGGCAGACCGAGGAGTGATGCTCTCGCTTCCGAATCTCGGCCACTCTCCTTTTCCACTGTCGCAGTCCAACTCCCGTTGCAGTCGAACTTCTGCTCGCAGATTCCAGGAGGAATCCATGGCCGATTCACGTATTCTTCTCGCTCATACTCCACAGGGGGCGATCTTCGCCTGTCAGTGTGGTGCTATCCACATCACCGCCGGAGAGCTTGCCTTCTCGGTTACGCTTGAGGAGTTTGTCGTCATGTTGGAATTGCATCACCAGGCGATCAGTACGCTTGAAGCGAAGATTGTCGCGGTGCGTGAGCTGTGCCAGCGTCGTGAGACATTTACAAATACGAATCAGACGGTTCACTAG